The Choristoneura fumiferana chromosome 10, NRCan_CFum_1, whole genome shotgun sequence genome has a segment encoding these proteins:
- the LOC141432083 gene encoding juvenile hormone acid O-methyltransferase-like, with amino-acid sequence MNDAELYTKNNALQKRDTLHCLEDTAMKIRWKEYGARIIDIGCGDGSTTAEILKLFLPKSFDALIGGDISETMVNYANDTYGTEQLMFMQLNIEGKLPEELKERFDHAFSFFTLHWIKRQRLAFTNIYNLLAERGSCLLLFLGHTPIYDVFRVLARNQRWSAYLKEVDKYVSPYHDSQYPEREIMNLMTSIGFVNVDVRVQEKSFTFNDWDNLRRSVKAVTPFKIPEDKWQDYLDDYVEVLKDMKMTDFTNNNTKEPFLVKFSYKVLLAVGNK; translated from the exons atgaatgatgCCGAATTGTACACGAAAAATAATGCGCTCCAGAAGAGAGACACCCTTCATTGTTTAGAAGACACAGCGATGAAAATTAGGTGGAAAGAGTACGGGGCGAGAATTATTGACATAGGTTGTGGTGACGGCAGCACGACCGCGGAAATTTTGAAGTTGTTTCTCCCGAAGAGTTTTGATGCTCTTATTGGTGGGGATATAAGTGAGACGATGGTGAATTATGCTAATGACACCTACGGGACTGAGCAGCTTATGTTCATGCAGTTGAACATCGAGGGAAAACTTCCTGAGGAGCTGAAGGAACGGTTCGATCATGCCTTCTCATTTTTCACTCTGCATTGGATCAAGAGGCAAAG GCTAGCGTTTACAAACATCTACAACCTCTTGGCTGAAAGGGGCAGCTGCTTGCTGCTGTTCCTGGGCCACACACCGATCTACGACGTGTTCCGAGTGCTCGCGCGCAACCAACGGTGGAGCGCCTACCTAAAGGAGGTGGACAAATACGTGTCGCCGTACCACGATTCTCAG TATCCGGAAAGAGAAATCATGAACCTCATGACTAGCATCGGCTTCGTTAACGTTGATGTCAGGGTGCAGGAAAAATCCTTTACTTTCAACGACTGGGACAATTTGCGAA GGTCAGTAAAAGCAGTAACACCCTTTAAAATTCCCGAGGACAAGTGGCAAGATTACCTGGACGACTACGTGGAAGTACTGAAAGACATGAAGATGACAGACTTCACGAATAACAACACGAAGGAACCATTTCTCGTTAAGTTTAGCTACAAAGTGCTACTGGCCGTTGGAAATAAATAG